Proteins co-encoded in one Gopherus evgoodei ecotype Sinaloan lineage chromosome 4, rGopEvg1_v1.p, whole genome shotgun sequence genomic window:
- the FAM180B gene encoding protein FAM180B, whose amino-acid sequence MALLLQLQLRAWLWTALVLYVFAGSWKQTDGQLHTEDHADVNVFHNKLEDANVMLELLWEGLEIEANETIRLQDEELASLRSAKRFLQIFQHQVPKTSEGIKEQLKHLSQADAPLSPVEFDQLLFTSVYCAYQIRSIQGLDKNLWISFFSQLVDEILHDLCKGFCPANSTLLASWPWKEKPFYLTSLKKSYHSNLAMMKRGTE is encoded by the exons ATGGCgctcctgctccagctgcagcTCAGAGCCTGGCTGTGGACAGCACTGGTCCTCTATGTGTTTGCTGGATCCTGGAAGCAGACAG ATGGGCAACTTCACACGGAGGACCATGCTGATGTGAATGTGTTTCATAACAAGCTGGAGGATGCCAACGTCATGCTAGAG TTGCTCTGGGAAGGACTGGAGATTGAGGCTAACGAGACAATCAGGCTGCAGGATGAGGAATTGGCCTCTCTGCGCTCAGCAAAGCGATTTCTCCAGATCTTCCAGCACCAGGTTCCCAAGACATCAGAAGGAATCAAGGAGCAGCTGAAACATCTTTCACAGGCAGATGCCCCTCTGAGTCCAGTAGAGTTCGATCAGCTTCTCTTCACCAGCGTTTACTGCGCTTATCAGATTCGCTCCATTCAGGGCCTGGACAAAAATCTCTGGATCAGTTTCTTTTCTCAACTAGTTGATGAAATCCTCCATGATCTCTGCAAGGGATTCTGCCCTGCAAATTCCACTCTCCTGGCTTCCTGGCCCTGGAAGGAGAAGCCTTTTTATTTAACCTCACTGAAAAAGTCATATCATTCCAACCTGGCCATGATGAAGAGAGGCACTGAGTAA